The Anopheles merus strain MAF chromosome 2L, AmerM5.1, whole genome shotgun sequence genome has a segment encoding these proteins:
- the LOC121593395 gene encoding 60S ribosomal protein L22, translating into MGPKKPSEKPAGQPAEKKEKKPAAAAAATASGSGEKKPAAEKKPTAEKKPAAEKKPAAAAAEKKPAAEKKPAAEKKPAEEKKAEKRAAPAADSKAAPKKKAPAAAAAAAAGTSKPAGEAKKDAKKAAPAAGGAAGAAGKKGAKAAPAAAAATAAAGKKKAAEKKGAAAAAAADKKGAAKGAKAAAGAGAKGGKAAAGGKPAKAGEKKKPVRRINAKGKKTTKSPRPKLTKEQVKAKIQKGIQKARATAMLRAKRASTKLVKGPYGTCVRKIRTSVHFKRPKTLKLPRRPKYPRKSVAKRSRMDAYNIIKYPLTTEAAMKKIEDNNTLVFLIHLRANKNHVKAAVRKLYDVKVLKINTLVRPDGKKKAYVRLTRDYDALDIANKIGII; encoded by the exons ATGGGTCCGAAGAAACCGTCTGAGAAGCCCG CCGGCCAACCGgccgaaaagaaagagaagaagccggcagccgccgccgctgctacGGCTTCCGGATCTGGTGAGAAGAAACCCGCAGCGGAAAAGAAGCCCACGGCGGAGAAGAAGCCAGCCGCCGAGAAGAAGCCagcggctgcagcagctgaGAAGAAGCCCGCTGCCGAGAAGAAGCCGGCCGCTGAGAAGAAGCCCGCCGAGGAGAAGAAGGCCGAGAAGCGTGCCGCACCGGCCGCCGACAGCAAGGCCGCTCCGAAGAAGAAGGcaccggccgccgccgccgccgctgctgctggaaccAGCAAGCCTGCCGGTGAGGCCAAGAAGGATGCCAAGAAGGCTGCCCCGGCCGCTGGTGGTGCCGCTGGCGCTGCTGGCAAGAAGGGAGCCAAGGCTGCCccggccgctgctgctgccactgccgcCGCTGGCAAGAAGAAGGCCGCGGAGAAGAAGGGAGCTGCtgccgcagccgccgccgaCAAGAAGGGCGCTGCCAAGGGAGCTAAGGCTgcggccggtgccggtgccaaGGGTGGCAAAGCTGCTGCCGGTGGCAAGCCCGCCAAGGCTGGCGAGAAGAAGAAGCCGGTGCGCCGTATCAATGCCAAGGGCAAGAAGACGACCAAGTCCCCGCGCCCGAAGCTGACCAAGGAGCAGGTGAAGGCCAAGATCCAGAAGGGCATCCAGAAGGCTCGTGCCACCGCTATGCTGCGTGCCAAGCGTGCCTCGACCAAG CTGGTCAAGGGTCCGTATGGAACCTGCGTCCGCAAGATCCGCACGTCCGTGCACTTCAAGCGGCCGAAGACCCTGAAGCTTCCGCGTCGTCCCAAGTACCCGAGGAAGTCGGTCGCCAAGCGCAGCCG CATGGATGCGTACAATATAATTAAGTACCCGCTGACGACCGAAGCGGCGATGAAGAAGATCGAGGACAACAACACGCTCGTCTTCCTGATTCACCTGCGCGCCAACAAGAACCACGTGAAGGCCGCCGTGAGGAAGCTGTACGACGTGAAGGTGCTGAAGATCAACACGCTGGTGCGACCGGACGGCAAGAAGAAGGCGTACGTGCGGCTAACGCGCGACTACGATGCGCTCGACATTGCCAACAAGATCGGCATCATCTAA
- the LOC121594285 gene encoding ras-related protein Rab-36, which yields MSIFRKNKRPKPTSYEVLNNNVDYGTRRIEQLPRPYSCQVTPYRELEFSERTKRAAQAVVPFLLPACKAILIGDVSVGKTSLVNRFCHESFDGDYTATLGLDFEVERFQILSQAYSLQIWDTAGHERFKCIAQSYYRNASVVVVAFDMTRPETLLNGKRWLDEALRLNTAPVLKFLVGTKKDLLSDQALCDIELEAIKMAYDINAEYWPVSARTGENVTKFFRRLAALAFDYGVQRAMETNASLLQPNGNSLLNLYFLRKEKKEKKFLKCLNCTIN from the exons ATGTctatttttcgcaaaaacaagcGCCCGAAACCGACCAGCTACGAGGTGCTGAACAACAACGTCGACTACGGTACGCGGCGGATCGAACAGTTGCCACGGCCGTACAGCTGCCAGGTGACGCCGTACCGGGAGCTGGAGTTCAGCGAGCGCACCAAGCGGGCCGCCCAGGCCGTGGTTCCGTTCCTGCTGCCCGCCTGCAAAGCCATCCTCATCGGGGACGTGTCGGTCGGGAAAACGTCGCTAGTGAACCGCTTCTGTCACGAGTCGTTCGACGGTGACTACACCGCCACCCTCGGGCTGGACTTTGAGGTGGAACGGTTTCAGATCCTCAGCCAAGCGTACAGTCTGCAAAT TTGGGACACAGCAGGCCACGAACGGTTCAAATGCATCGCACAGTCCTACTACCGCAATGCGAGCGTCGTAGTGGTTGCGTTCGACATGACACGCCCGGAAACGCTGCTAAACGGCAAACGGTGGCTCGATGAGGCACTGCGGTTGAATACTGCCCCTGTGCTAAAGTTTCTTGTCGGCACCAAAAAAGATCTGCTG AGCGATCAGGCACTCTGTGATATTGAGCTGGAGGCGATTAAAATGGCGTACGACATCAACGCCGAGTATTGGCCGGTTTCGGCCCGGACCGGCGAAAATGTGACCAAGTTTTTCCGCCGGCTGGCGGCCCTCGCCTTCGACTATGGCGTGCAGCGGGCGATGGAAACGAACGCTTCGCTGCTGCAACCGAACGGGAACAGTTTACTGA ATCTGTATTTCTTGCGCaaggagaagaaggagaaaaagttCCTCAAATGTCTAAACTGTACAATAAACTAA
- the LOC121594284 gene encoding dynein intermediate chain 4, axonemal, whose translation MSSSHAAPSSKSVKFYSASLSAGAASDSKFVVDIVNRLEERNRLQIPIDGVDRTPANLAPPFFGEEAFVWSRFREQFQPLATDMEDATVPTADKPDGFDNFETQPNYEGVIDRRSPSLEAGQKTYHVKIRLTETDDIVLFESPSHVVSLDAEEAARVQEQNRRFETRPKARRTADAEAQTRDLPCKSRSVNTECIHRQDVASFVSNYDMYDTYNDLERHTKEINVADSASKLEITTYSREGMEDIDERLNRSANFHLSSMILQRLLAGNVYREQQIRFRNMYPPDPCREDIRYLYRLDVLWTYRTVETLGKPVASASWCPANGDIVAIAYGIYGHTGSDDRGCGFVYVWNIKNPVNPERRYRFDCPVTCVAFSRRTPQLLAVGLYDGRVQVRDITDTTQTPLAVSSRDRFPVYQPIWDLKWVEFDNEGKDEVIAVSQNGWVMKYTLTIGQYLLPYPLLRLDRVEGTPEGHGSTGTSAPADQQPVGVQSDLHPQALCVTIHPVQKDKYYIGTDEGAVHWCSINDPFQHLGVLQMHSRGIFCLEYSPWSPRIFLTCSGDWSIRIWIEELPEPIVTLCTGFAPVQAAYWSPTNSTVIASVTRSGVQLWDLKRRSSKPASETTLGSLTTALTVVRFTNCGRCLLVGDAEGKAHVCALEDMPFPPHFQYRELQSALYGKLVTAPELLTRVKRMGYLGY comes from the exons atgtcCTCCAGCCACGCCGCACCGTCCTCCAAATCGGTCAAGTTCTACTCGGCCTCGCTCAGCGCGGGCGCGGCCAGCGACAGTAAATTTGTGGTGGATATCGTGAACCGTCTGGAGGAGCGTAACCGGCTACAG ATTCCCATCGACGGTGTGGACCGAACGCCGGCCAATCTTGCGCCACCATTCTTCGGCGAGGAAGCGTTCGTGTGGAGTCGCTTTCGGGAGCAGTTTCAACCGTTGGCCACCGATATGGAAGATGCCACCGTGCCT ACCGCCGACAAACCGGACGGGTTCGACAACTTTGAAACCCAACCAAACTACGAGGGCGTTATCGATCGGCGCAGCCCATCGCTGGAGGCGGGCCAGAAGACGTACCACGTCAAGATCCGCCTGACCGAAACCGACGACATCGTCCTGTTCGAAAGCCCCAGCCATGTCGTGTCGCTCGACGCGGAAGAGGCAGCCCGCGTGCAGGAGCAGAACCGCCGCTTCGAGACGCGCCCGAAAGCGCGCCGAACGGCGGACGCCGAGGCGCAGACCCGCGACCTGCCGTGCAAATCGCGCTCCGTCAACACGGAGTGCATCCACCGGCAGGATGTGGCCTCGTTCGTGTCCAACTACGACATGTACGACACGTACAACGATCTCGAGCGGCACACGAAAGAGATCAACGTGGCGGACTCGGCCTCCAAGCTGGAAATAACGACCTACTCCCGCGAGGGCATGGAGGACATCGACGAGCGGCTCAATCGGAGCGCCAACTTTCACCTCTCGTCGATGATCCTGCAGCGGCTGCTCGCGGGCAATGTGTACCGCGAGCAGCAGATCCGGTTCCGCAACATGTATCCGCCCGATCCGTGCCGCGAGGACATCCGCTACCTGTACCGGCTGGACGTGCTGTGGACGTACCGGACGGTGGAAACGCTCGGCAAGCCGGTGGCCAGCGCGAGCTGGTGCCCGGCGAACGGGGACATTGTGGCGATAGCGTACGGCATCTACGGCCACACCGGCAGTGACGATCGGGGCTGTGGGTTCGTGTACGTGTGGAACATTAAGAACCCGGTCAACCCCGAGCGGCGCTACCGGTTCGATTGTCCCGTGACGTGTGTGGCGTTCTCTCGCCGCACCCCTCAGCTGCTGGCCGTTGGGTTGTACGATGGGCGGGTGCAGGTGCGTGACATCACCGACACCACGCAGACACCGCTGGCCGTCTCGAGCCGGGACCGCTTTCCCGTGTACCAACCGATCTGGGACCTGAAGTGGGTCGAGTTCGACAACGAAGGCAAGGACGAGGTGATTGCCGTCTCGCAGAACGGGTGGGTCATGAAGTACACGCTCACGATCGGCCAGTATCTGCTTCCCTATCCACTGCTGCGGCTCGATCGCGTCGAGGGAACACCGGAGGGACACGGGAGCACCGGGACGTCCGCGCCCGCCGACCAGCAGCCGGTCGGGGTGCAGTCCGATCTGCACCCGCAAGCACTGTGCGTCACGATCCACCCGGTCCAGAAGGACAAGTACTACATCGGCACGGACGAGGGCGCGGTGCACTGGTGCAGCATCAACGATCCGTTCCAGCATCTGGGCGTGCTGCAGATGCACAGCCGCGGCATCTTCTGCCTCGAGTACTCGCCCTGGAGCCCGCGCATCTTTCTCACCTGCAGCGGCGACTGGAGCATCCGCATCTGGATCGAGGAGCTGCCCGAACCGATCGTGACGCTCTGCACCGGGTTCGCCCCGGTCCAGGCGGCCTACTGGTCGCCCACCAACAGCACGGTGATCGCGAGCGTTACGCGCAGCGGCGTACAGCTGTGGGATTTGAAGCGCCGCAGCTCGAAACCGGCCTCGGAAACGACGCTCGGCAGTCTGACGACGGCCCTGACCGTGGTACGGTTTACGAACTGTGGCCGCTGCCTGCTGGTGGGCGATGCGGAGGGCAAGGCGCACGTGTGCGCGCTGGAGGATATGCCGTTCCCGCCCCACTTTCAGTACCGCGAGCTGCAGTCGGCCCTGTACGGGAAGCTGGTGACGGCGCCGGAGCTGCTGACGCGCGTCAAGCGCATGGGCTACCTGGGCTACTGA